A genomic segment from Flavobacterium litorale encodes:
- a CDS encoding aldo/keto reductase: MQYKKLNNIAIKISEVSFGCMALKSDMPNNDVLIHKAIDNGVTLFDTADLYEKGANEQLLGKALKGKRQDVVLSTKVGNKWRNDGSGWDWCPTKEHILSAVDQSLKRLQTDYIDLYLLHGGTINDPMDDIIEAFERLQEQGKILAYGVSSIRPNVIREYVQRSDITAVMTQYSLLDRRPEEATLSLLKENSVGVLARGTLATGLLAGKPQKEYLGLEADEVKNIVNRVKTMLSERNLSEKALRYVIDNPAVTTAVAGIRTLHQLEDALAAANAVSLTNTEIKALAATWQGNIYKDHR, translated from the coding sequence ATGCAATATAAAAAGTTGAATAATATAGCGATTAAAATTAGCGAGGTTTCTTTTGGGTGTATGGCGTTAAAAAGCGATATGCCAAATAATGATGTTTTAATCCATAAAGCGATAGATAATGGAGTTACGCTGTTTGATACTGCCGATTTGTATGAGAAAGGTGCTAATGAGCAGTTGTTAGGTAAGGCATTAAAAGGTAAACGGCAGGACGTTGTACTATCTACGAAAGTGGGGAACAAATGGCGTAATGACGGTAGTGGTTGGGATTGGTGCCCTACTAAGGAACACATACTAAGTGCTGTTGACCAGAGTTTAAAGCGATTGCAAACTGATTATATTGATTTGTATTTGCTGCATGGTGGTACTATAAACGACCCTATGGATGATATTATAGAGGCTTTTGAACGTTTGCAGGAGCAGGGTAAAATACTTGCTTACGGTGTATCGTCCATACGTCCGAATGTAATACGAGAATATGTACAACGCTCTGACATTACTGCGGTGATGACACAGTATAGTTTGTTGGACCGACGACCTGAGGAGGCAACATTGAGCCTTTTGAAAGAAAATAGTGTAGGAGTATTAGCAAGAGGCACATTAGCTACAGGGCTGTTGGCAGGCAAACCCCAAAAAGAGTATTTAGGACTTGAAGCCGATGAAGTAAAAAATATAGTTAATAGGGTTAAGACAATGCTATCCGAAAGGAATTTATCAGAAAAGGCATTGCGTTATGTTATAGATAATCCTGCTGTAACTACAGCCGTAGCAGGAATACGAACATTACATCAGTTAGAGGATGCTTTAGCTGCTGCCAATGCAGTATCGCTTACTAATACCGAAATAAAGGCATTAGCGGCTACTTGGCAAGGTAATATTTACAAAGACCACAGGTAA
- the trhA gene encoding PAQR family membrane homeostasis protein TrhA: MPVKNRKSEEFYNTVTHGLGAVLAIVALVLLLVFSVNNGTTLHIITTAVFGGSLVLLYTASTLYHAMVKLKWKRLFRLIDHLSIYILIAGTYTPFALLGLKGTWGWVLFGLIWAFAILGFIFKFSPLRRSEKLSLSLYAIMGWLVIIAIKPLLANIPVPALWYLLGGGLCYTFGIYFYATEKIPYNHAIWHVFVLGGSTLHFLGIFLYLIP; this comes from the coding sequence ATGCCAGTTAAAAACCGTAAAAGCGAAGAATTTTATAATACTGTAACACACGGCTTAGGTGCTGTGCTTGCAATTGTTGCGCTTGTACTATTGTTAGTTTTCTCTGTAAATAATGGTACTACACTACACATTATTACTACTGCAGTTTTTGGTGGTAGCCTTGTTTTACTCTATACTGCATCAACACTATACCATGCTATGGTAAAACTAAAATGGAAACGCCTTTTCAGGCTTATAGACCACTTGAGTATATACATACTTATTGCAGGTACTTACACGCCTTTTGCTTTACTAGGGCTAAAAGGCACATGGGGTTGGGTACTATTTGGGCTAATATGGGCTTTTGCCATACTGGGCTTTATATTTAAGTTTTCGCCATTGCGCCGTTCCGAAAAATTGTCCTTATCACTGTACGCCATTATGGGTTGGTTAGTTATTATAGCCATAAAACCACTACTAGCAAACATCCCCGTGCCTGCACTATGGTACTTATTGGGTGGCGGGCTATGCTATACCTTTGGCATATACTTTTATGCTACAGAAAAAATTCCTTATAACCATGCTATATGGCACGTATTTGTACTAGGAGGCAGCACATTGCATTTTTTAGGAATTTTTTTATACTTAATACCCTAA
- a CDS encoding carbon-nitrogen hydrolase — MAKVKVGLVQMSCTKNKQENLEKAIAAIRNAAQKGAQIVCLQELFTSLYFCDVEDYENFKLAEAIPGPSTNALSEVAKELNVVIIASLFEKRAEGLYHNTTAVLDADGTYLGKYRKMHIPDDPAFYEKFYFTPGDLGYKVFQTKYAKIGVLICWDQWYPEASRITALMGAEIMFYPTAIGWATSQDEATNKEQYDAWQTIQRSHAVANGVHIVSVNRVGFEQDGAMKFWGGSFVANPHGRLLHLSSHDEEETTVVEVDTNATDHYRTHWPFLRDRRIDSYQPITKRYLDGE; from the coding sequence ATGGCAAAAGTAAAAGTAGGTTTAGTACAAATGTCGTGTACTAAAAACAAACAAGAAAATCTTGAAAAAGCAATTGCAGCAATACGCAACGCTGCACAAAAAGGAGCACAAATAGTCTGTTTACAGGAGTTATTTACATCATTATACTTTTGTGATGTAGAGGATTACGAGAATTTTAAACTTGCCGAAGCCATTCCAGGTCCCTCTACCAACGCGTTATCTGAAGTTGCAAAAGAACTTAATGTAGTTATAATCGCATCGTTATTTGAAAAACGTGCCGAAGGTTTATACCACAATACAACAGCCGTGCTGGATGCCGATGGTACTTATTTAGGGAAATACCGCAAAATGCACATACCTGATGATCCTGCTTTTTATGAGAAGTTTTACTTTACACCAGGTGATTTAGGTTATAAAGTATTCCAAACCAAATATGCCAAAATTGGCGTGCTTATATGTTGGGACCAGTGGTACCCCGAAGCAAGCCGTATAACGGCACTTATGGGAGCCGAAATTATGTTTTACCCTACTGCTATTGGTTGGGCAACATCACAAGACGAAGCTACAAATAAAGAGCAATACGATGCATGGCAAACCATACAACGCTCGCACGCCGTTGCCAATGGCGTACACATAGTAAGCGTAAACCGTGTAGGTTTTGAGCAAGATGGAGCCATGAAGTTTTGGGGAGGTAGTTTTGTAGCCAATCCGCACGGAAGGTTACTGCACTTAAGCTCGCACGATGAAGAGGAAACTACTGTTGTAGAAGTAGATACCAATGCTACCGACCATTACCGTACGCATTGGCCTTTCCTACGCGATAGAAGAATTGATAGCTATCAGCCCATAACAAAACGCTATCTTGATGGAGAGTAA
- a CDS encoding agmatine deiminase family protein: MESKNTPKQLGFHFPAEFAPQRALWLSWPHKEESWPGKLHLIYKPYCEFILYVSRHQKVCINVADATMQAFALQQLEKYNTLVANANLGNVSFYLHPTNDAWCRDHGPAFVVNNETGKKAIVDWGYNAWGDKYPPYDLDDVIPTKIGKALGLPVFHPDIVMEGGSVEFNGKGTLLTTTACLLNKNRNPHLSKSEIENYLKEYYGVNHILWLGDGIVGDDTDGHIDDITRFVNEDTVVTVIEDDKNDANYQLLQDNLILLQGMKLQDGSPLNIIELPMPKAVVYDGQRLPASYANFYIANKCVIVPTFRDEVNDDKALAILQLCFKDREVIGIDSTDIIWGLGSFHCLSQQEPI, encoded by the coding sequence ATGGAGAGTAAAAATACCCCAAAACAATTAGGTTTCCATTTCCCTGCCGAGTTTGCACCCCAACGTGCACTATGGCTATCGTGGCCACATAAAGAAGAATCGTGGCCTGGAAAATTACATTTAATATACAAGCCGTACTGCGAATTTATATTGTACGTTTCACGCCATCAAAAAGTATGTATTAATGTAGCAGATGCCACTATGCAGGCATTTGCATTACAACAGTTGGAAAAATACAATACGCTGGTTGCCAATGCAAATTTAGGCAATGTTAGTTTTTACCTCCACCCTACCAACGATGCTTGGTGCCGCGACCATGGCCCTGCCTTTGTTGTAAATAACGAAACAGGTAAAAAAGCAATCGTCGATTGGGGTTACAACGCATGGGGCGATAAATACCCGCCGTACGATTTGGATGATGTTATCCCTACCAAAATAGGGAAGGCGTTAGGCTTACCCGTTTTTCACCCTGATATTGTTATGGAAGGCGGCAGCGTAGAATTTAATGGAAAAGGTACGTTACTTACCACTACAGCTTGTTTACTCAATAAAAACCGTAACCCACACCTATCAAAATCGGAAATTGAAAACTACTTAAAAGAATATTATGGCGTTAACCATATACTGTGGTTGGGTGATGGTATTGTAGGCGACGATACGGATGGACATATTGATGATATTACACGTTTTGTTAATGAAGATACAGTAGTTACTGTTATAGAAGATGATAAAAATGATGCCAACTACCAATTGCTACAAGATAACTTAATACTATTACAAGGCATGAAGCTGCAAGACGGCAGCCCGCTAAACATAATTGAGCTACCAATGCCTAAGGCAGTAGTGTACGATGGGCAAAGGCTACCAGCATCGTATGCTAATTTTTATATTGCTAACAAATGTGTTATTGTACCTACATTTAGAGATGAGGTAAACGACGATAAGGCATTAGCCATATTACAATTGTGCTTTAAAGACCGAGAAGTTATTGGTATCGACTCTACAGATATAATATGGGGACTGGGTAGTTTTCACTGCTTGAGCCAACAAGAACCTATTTAA
- a CDS encoding L,D-transpeptidase family protein yields MIKLQRILLVVLLGTLFITVSCKDEKTEEEKEMEKLEDMAIDLEDHTIPMDTTKFEAFFKNHPKFKVFEADVREVYKKHKNYIWHDKDGLVAFAKVLYNETNQLNEEGITLSIPYKDSISAIFSSGLKKDPDVNTELLVSSMYFYYTDKVYAGLDEEASKSTGWYLPRERTSYVSYLDTLMSDPKLIKKDKSEFFKQYYKLKKGLKKYRAIAENGGWGTITLNDGVKSLKPGDSAEAIAQVRRRLFIEGYLAKNNGKTLYDDELIAGVNKYDLKHNRTLDSLITPSLVKELNIPVEKRIKTISVNMERCRWVTPKINKAKEYIAVNIPSFRLHYFQDGKPALISRVVVGKQFHETTIFSGEMSYIAFSPYWNIPSSILENEIKPKIKKDKNYLAKHNMEWVGDRVRQKPGGSNALGLVKFIFPNSNNIYLHDTPSKSLFNREERAFSHGCIRVEKVKELALAITSKHGGWDEDKVYKAMHAGRENVFTIENKIPVYIAYFTAWADDEGNVAFFDDVYKRDDRLAKLLYNDRL; encoded by the coding sequence ATGATAAAATTACAACGCATATTACTTGTCGTACTACTAGGTACTCTCTTCATTACTGTTTCATGTAAAGATGAAAAAACAGAAGAAGAAAAAGAGATGGAAAAATTGGAAGATATGGCTATAGATTTGGAAGACCATACTATACCAATGGACACTACAAAATTTGAAGCGTTTTTTAAGAATCATCCAAAATTTAAAGTTTTTGAAGCAGATGTAAGGGAGGTTTATAAAAAACATAAAAACTATATATGGCACGATAAAGACGGGCTAGTAGCTTTTGCTAAGGTGCTGTATAACGAAACAAATCAACTTAACGAAGAGGGAATAACGCTAAGCATACCCTATAAAGATAGTATTAGTGCTATATTTAGTAGTGGGCTTAAAAAAGATCCAGATGTTAATACTGAGCTTTTAGTAAGTTCGATGTATTTTTATTATACCGACAAAGTGTATGCTGGGCTAGACGAAGAAGCTAGTAAATCTACAGGGTGGTATTTACCAAGAGAGCGAACATCATACGTATCGTATTTAGATACCTTAATGAGCGACCCTAAATTAATTAAAAAAGATAAATCGGAATTTTTTAAGCAGTACTACAAACTTAAAAAAGGGTTGAAAAAATACAGAGCCATAGCCGAAAATGGTGGTTGGGGTACTATTACGCTAAATGACGGAGTAAAATCGTTAAAACCAGGTGACTCGGCAGAAGCTATAGCACAAGTACGACGACGTTTGTTTATAGAGGGGTATCTTGCTAAAAATAATGGCAAAACACTTTATGACGACGAGTTAATTGCTGGCGTAAATAAGTACGACCTAAAACACAACAGAACGTTGGACAGTTTAATTACACCATCGTTAGTAAAAGAGCTTAATATACCCGTAGAAAAGCGTATTAAAACCATATCGGTAAATATGGAACGTTGCCGATGGGTAACACCAAAAATCAATAAGGCGAAAGAATATATTGCCGTAAACATACCCTCGTTTAGGTTACACTATTTTCAGGATGGTAAACCTGCACTTATATCGCGTGTAGTAGTAGGCAAGCAATTTCATGAAACCACTATATTTAGTGGCGAAATGAGCTATATTGCCTTTAGCCCCTACTGGAATATACCCAGCAGCATTTTGGAAAATGAAATTAAACCTAAAATAAAAAAAGATAAAAATTATCTGGCAAAACACAACATGGAATGGGTTGGCGATAGGGTACGGCAAAAACCTGGAGGTAGTAACGCATTGGGATTAGTAAAATTTATATTCCCAAATTCAAATAACATCTATTTGCACGATACGCCCTCTAAAAGTTTGTTTAACCGAGAAGAACGTGCATTTAGCCACGGTTGTATCCGAGTGGAAAAAGTAAAAGAACTTGCCTTGGCTATTACCAGCAAACACGGTGGTTGGGATGAAGACAAGGTTTATAAAGCAATGCATGCGGGTAGAGAAAATGTATTTACTATAGAAAATAAAATACCTGTATATATTGCCTATTTTACCGCTTGGGCAGATGACGAAGGGAACGTAGCCTTTTTTGATGACGTATACAAACGTGACGATAGGCTGGCAAAACTATTATACAATGATAGGTTGTAA
- a CDS encoding DUF3037 domain-containing protein, with product MQTSRPHSGSSNNLEEKTNQLLTDLVL from the coding sequence ATACAAACCTCCCGACCACATTCTGGTTCTTCTAATAATCTTGAAGAAAAAACAAATCAGCTACTTACCGATTTAGTATTGTAA
- the fumC gene encoding class II fumarate hydratase gives MDYRIEKDTMGEVKVPADKYWGAQTERSRNNFKIGAPASMPKEIVEGFAYLKKAAAYANHDLGVLPVEKRDAIGQVCDEILAGKLNDQFPLVIWQTGSGTQSNMNVNEVVANRAQVLAGNKIGEGEPVLKANDDVNKSQSSNDTFPTGMHIAAYKMVIETTIPGVEQLRDTLEAKSKAFMNVVKIGRTHLMDATPLTLGQEFSGYVAQLNYGLKALKNTLEHLSQLALGGTAVGTGLNTPEGYDVKVAEYIAEFTGLPFVTAENKFEALAAHDAIVESHGALKQLAVALNKIANDVRMLASGPRSSIGEILIPENEPGSSIMPGKVNPTQCEAITMVCTQVMGNDVAITVGGTQGHYELNVFKPVMAANFLHSARLIGDACVSFDAHCVSGIEPNHERITELVNNSLMLVTALNTKIGYYKAAEIAQTAHKNGTTLKEEAVRLGYVSAEDFDAWVKPEDMVGNLK, from the coding sequence ATGGATTACAGGATTGAAAAAGACACCATGGGTGAAGTAAAAGTACCTGCAGATAAGTACTGGGGTGCACAAACAGAACGTTCTAGAAACAATTTTAAAATAGGTGCACCAGCCTCTATGCCTAAAGAAATAGTAGAAGGCTTTGCCTACCTTAAAAAAGCAGCAGCATATGCCAACCACGATTTAGGCGTGCTACCTGTAGAAAAGCGTGATGCTATAGGACAAGTTTGTGACGAAATACTGGCGGGCAAGCTTAACGATCAGTTTCCGTTGGTAATATGGCAAACAGGTTCGGGTACACAAAGCAACATGAATGTAAACGAGGTTGTTGCCAACAGAGCGCAAGTTTTAGCAGGCAATAAAATTGGCGAAGGTGAACCTGTACTAAAAGCAAACGATGATGTGAATAAATCGCAATCATCTAACGATACCTTTCCAACAGGAATGCACATTGCTGCCTATAAAATGGTTATAGAAACTACTATACCAGGTGTAGAGCAACTTCGTGATACGTTAGAAGCAAAATCCAAAGCGTTTATGAATGTAGTAAAAATAGGGCGTACACACCTTATGGATGCTACTCCCCTAACCTTAGGGCAAGAGTTTTCGGGTTACGTGGCGCAACTTAACTATGGGCTTAAAGCACTTAAAAATACGTTAGAACACCTATCGCAATTAGCATTAGGAGGTACAGCAGTAGGTACAGGATTAAATACACCCGAAGGATACGATGTAAAAGTGGCTGAGTATATTGCTGAATTTACAGGTTTACCTTTTGTAACTGCCGAAAACAAATTTGAAGCATTAGCAGCTCACGATGCTATTGTAGAAAGCCATGGTGCATTAAAACAATTGGCAGTAGCATTAAATAAAATAGCCAACGACGTTCGTATGTTAGCATCGGGACCACGCTCTAGTATTGGTGAAATATTAATTCCAGAAAACGAACCAGGTTCGTCTATTATGCCAGGAAAAGTAAACCCCACACAATGTGAGGCAATTACTATGGTATGTACACAAGTTATGGGTAACGATGTTGCTATTACCGTAGGAGGCACACAAGGTCATTACGAACTTAATGTATTTAAACCTGTTATGGCAGCCAACTTTTTACATTCGGCACGCCTTATAGGCGATGCTTGTGTATCGTTTGATGCGCATTGCGTGAGCGGAATTGAGCCAAACCACGAAAGAATAACAGAATTGGTAAACAATTCGTTAATGCTAGTAACAGCATTAAATACCAAAATTGGGTATTATAAAGCCGCAGAAATTGCACAAACAGCACATAAAAATGGTACTACCCTTAAAGAGGAAGCAGTACGTTTGGGGTATGTATCTGCCGAAGATTTTGATGCTTGGGTAAAACCCGAAGATATGGTAGGTAATTTAAAATAA
- a CDS encoding GNAT family N-acetyltransferase, producing the protein MNITIQQATMADVTGILPITNHAILHTTAIYDYEPRTLQDMQNWFTTKQQNNFPVLVAIINTTVVGYATYGNFNPKEGYKFCVEYSIYVSENYTGKGIGKLLLTQLIQCAKAQGMHTMIGLIDAENKNSIAFCEKLGFTKAGLLKQVGYKFNRWLDVRFMQLTLT; encoded by the coding sequence ATGAATATTACAATACAACAAGCTACTATGGCAGATGTAACAGGAATATTACCTATTACAAACCATGCTATACTGCATACTACTGCTATTTATGATTATGAGCCACGTACTTTACAGGATATGCAAAACTGGTTTACAACAAAGCAGCAAAACAACTTCCCTGTGCTTGTTGCAATAATAAATACTACCGTTGTGGGGTATGCTACCTATGGTAACTTTAACCCTAAGGAAGGCTATAAGTTTTGCGTAGAATACTCAATATATGTTTCCGAAAATTATACAGGTAAAGGCATTGGCAAACTATTATTAACCCAATTAATACAATGTGCCAAAGCACAGGGTATGCATACCATGATTGGTTTAATAGATGCCGAAAATAAAAACAGTATTGCTTTTTGCGAAAAGCTTGGCTTTACAAAAGCAGGGCTATTAAAACAAGTAGGTTATAAGTTTAACAGATGGCTAGATGTACGGTTTATGCAACTTACGCTAACCTAA
- the corA gene encoding magnesium/cobalt transporter CorA — MKRIKYRKVRKVQPNYFEYTGNHTTEPVAMQLFAYNEHNFTEYDAITPETIAEKCDTEKYANDVLWLNIHGLHDVELIKCIGKAFQLENFIIDEILNTSQRTRMNELEDILFFSVKSILPEEELGTMETEQISFVLKGNVIISFQEKRSDYFDHIRERIRTGTGLVRKRKNDFALYLMLDAIMENFFVTIEKQEEEIETISTKAKNNYKADIIAETEKVRENLNYLKWSLYPLKEALFDLKDVEANEVYEAIRKSSYAYFGRLHQKSLEMLDQIEHDLTSLESISNFHYSAQSQRMNEIMKTLTIFSVIFMPITFIVGVYGMNFENMPELRAANGYYIVMGVMLVVTIGMVFYFKQKDWF; from the coding sequence GTGAAAAGAATTAAATATAGAAAAGTCCGTAAAGTACAACCTAATTATTTTGAGTATACAGGCAACCACACTACAGAACCTGTAGCAATGCAACTTTTTGCATACAACGAACATAATTTTACAGAATATGATGCTATAACGCCTGAAACGATAGCTGAGAAATGCGATACCGAAAAATATGCTAACGATGTGCTATGGCTTAATATACATGGGTTGCACGATGTAGAGCTTATTAAATGCATAGGCAAAGCGTTTCAACTGGAGAATTTTATAATTGACGAAATACTCAACACCTCACAACGTACCCGTATGAATGAGTTGGAGGATATTTTGTTTTTTAGTGTAAAATCCATACTACCAGAAGAAGAGTTGGGTACTATGGAAACCGAGCAGATTAGTTTTGTGTTGAAAGGAAATGTGATTATTTCTTTTCAGGAAAAACGAAGTGATTATTTCGATCATATTAGAGAACGCATTCGGACGGGTACAGGGCTTGTTCGGAAACGAAAAAATGATTTTGCTTTGTACTTGATGCTGGATGCTATTATGGAGAACTTTTTTGTAACGATTGAAAAGCAGGAGGAAGAAATTGAAACCATTAGCACAAAAGCTAAAAATAATTACAAAGCGGATATTATTGCCGAAACGGAAAAAGTACGCGAAAATTTAAATTACCTAAAATGGTCGTTATACCCTTTAAAAGAGGCACTGTTTGATTTAAAAGATGTAGAGGCTAACGAGGTGTACGAAGCCATCCGAAAATCGAGTTATGCTTATTTTGGACGATTGCACCAAAAGAGTTTGGAGATGCTTGACCAGATAGAGCACGACCTTACGTCGTTGGAGAGTATTTCTAACTTTCATTATTCGGCGCAAAGCCAACGCATGAATGAGATTATGAAAACGCTTACCATATTCTCGGTTATATTTATGCCGATAACCTTTATAGTAGGGGTATATGGTATGAACTTCGAGAATATGCCTGAACTACGTGCTGCTAATGGTTATTATATTGTAATGGGTGTAATGCTAGTGGTTACCATTGGCATGGTGTTTTATTTTAAGCAAAAAGATTGGTTTTAG